Below is a window of Camelina sativa cultivar DH55 chromosome 11, Cs, whole genome shotgun sequence DNA.
aaaaaatgtaaggCCATTAATTGTTTACTAGTTTTAAGTTGATTTTGGCTTTTTACAttttagattttggattttgatttttactatagatatttaaattaataaatcttgttaaaaaaaaaaggtttccacaaaaatcataaaattatggtttttagtttctctttaaaatttgaagaaagcactcaaaaactagttttattaaatttaagggaatctaattaaaaaaaaaattcttgaatggtgaaaaattagattaaaaaaaacaaattgaaggagagagacttttaaaaactttaaaattactTTTAAGGAGTGTTAAATAAGTTAAAGTCTTGAAAGTCCCATTGTCCCTTGCCAATCACCCCCATAATTCCCTTTAGCAATCGCAGCCCTTAAATTTTGgtcatataaatttttatggttGATTCTactttttacccttttcttctttcagaGTTTGGGTGGGGTTTGATATTTGCATTTAGGGTTCTTATTAAAGCGTCAGATCTGGGATTCTTGTTCTCGCGCCTTGCGTTGTTGGTAGTGATATTAAAATAGGACTATCCTGTCCATTTAGATCTGTTCGTTTTGGATCCGTTTATACTTTGCCCGTTTATATCCTGTCCGTTTAGGTTATGTACCCGTTTAAACTCTGCCTATTTATTTAGCCAGTTTAGACctatttagattgttttttatttgcttttttttttaaaaaaaaaactaaagattttatttttctgtctcTTCCTCCTCATTCCCATTAATTTCTACGTCTATGTGACAATCTTTCtcattcatatctatatattCACTTTGAGCATTAAGCTTTGCTACCAAATGTTCAGTTTGTAAGTCCATTTTGCAAAGTTAATAAAACAGATTTGTAAGTGTTTATGAGTCATCAAATAGCGAAAAATAAAGTATGACATCGAAACTATGTAAGACAtcgaaaccaaaataataatctaagAAAGGTGAAATAAAGAAGCTAAACTTTGCGGCAATGCATTGATCTAAAAAATAAACCCAATTATAAGATCTCCAAGATGTTAGAACACATGAATCAATAAATCAACACCCAAAGAGCAAAATAGTAGATTACCCTTTAGACCCAAAATAGCGATATAAACAACATAATAACAATGAggattttcaattaaaatactAGATCGTGACACCAAAATTGCTGGattccacaaaaacaaaattcatattcaTGGGCATGCGCAAAgagccaaagaaaaaaaaaacttaatccTCTAAATCAAATTCTAGATTCTAGAGACAGCGAAATATGAACATTTTGAATTTACCTTAAACCTTAATCGACGTTAATGGCTGCGATCAGATGAAGAGGTGGAAGAAGGGCATCACTTTTATCAGTTTATGTTAAACGACAtcgtttggaaaaaaaatcaagagaaaaaatattaaacggGCTACCCGTTTAATATTCATCTGACCCGTTACGCCCGCGGGTTTAAACGAGTTAACCCGTTAAATATCCTATTATTTTACAGTGTTGTTAAACAGGTCACAGGCCTTATTTCTATAACAGACCCGTTTATGCCCGCGGGCTCTGAGCCCACTTTAACATCACTTGTTGTTGGTTAGTCCGATTTGATTTAGTTTTCGTGTCTGAGTTTGTTCTCTACTTGTTTGCTTAGCTACTTTCTTTCCTTATTGATGTTGTTCTACCTCtctcagccaaaaaaaaaaatgcaaagtgATTTCTGTTTTCCGGATGTGATTCTGTTTCTAATTTGGTacttttgttttgatgttaATTAAAACTTCACACACATTGCTTTCTCAACAAAATATGCGTacaattttacataaaaaaatttaatttattaagttttcaaattcctaattaattatattttatataattaatttataattttgtttagaatatttttttttcttcttacgttttatacagtttagaacataattacattaaatttgttattagatagaatataaaattttaaaatacttagttttgttttcaataattaaaaaaggtatatatgcctatatggtatgttagtgtatatttttatgtgtatataatttttttttttggaatattaagaatgtgttgtaatatgtgtaatattttgtaattcatacattaaataatttaagttaaattttcaaactatgactacaaatgtatagtatatgaaataaactaatagttttagtgttggttctatagtacAAACCCTCCATGCTAGGCagatcacgcaacatgttcaaatatttttaatacgCAAAAACTCATCACACGAACTCCGTGAAAGTAAAACATAGTGTGTAAGATTAAaaatcactttttatcaaatcattttttcaaatttttatcaagtaaagaacaatacttaggttcacctcttcattcacctccttgtaaaataggaaataaaatttgtatacatttgcaattatgtttgttaccttttaaaacacttagtttctaggggtgaacctcttcattcactctttataaaataaggaaataaaatctgtacacatttattataaaattagaaatttaaaccgctcttttataaacccaaaacgatatataattttgttgtaattgtaaaatctaaaccctaactatctcatttgtaaacccaaaccatctcatttgtaaacccaaaccgacatatactttcgttctaattgttaaatctaaaccataaccatcTCATTTTTAAACCCataccgacatataatttcgttctaattgtaaaatctaaaccctaaccatctaatttgtaaaccaaaaccgacatataattttgttctaattgtaaatctaaaccctaaccacctcatttgtaaactcaaaccgacatataatttcgttttaattataaaatctaaacccaaattctcatttgtaaacccaaagcgatatataacctcgtttaattgtaaaaatctaaaccaagacaatatttaacttttttaaaataaaagtatacagaatttgtttctttaattagttttgctttttaatttaattttaatttcttttttttaataaaatattagatagacCATTCTGATTGATTGAGAAGGAATgggtgaatacaaaggttcaTCCCTaagggtgaacctaagtatttttctaaaaaaaattgaatataagtaaagttaatttgtttattaaattaattatttaatgttaatGACATGCACGTAAATAATTGCCAACTTcagtatttattttataaatatcttaaaaaatgtatatatagattagtgcATGCGTGGGAGGCTATGATGAATCCAACTGTCACAACACAAAAGTTTTAGAAATCtgaaatgttgttgttttaaaaaattaacggAAACATTGCTTTTTGCGAACTGTTAAAAAGCCATGAATGTTTAACAgttaaacaagtttttttttttaaaaaaaatttttggattttggttttttactaTAGATATTAAATAAACTGActgattggtaaaaaaaaatgactataAAGACTGTTAAATAATTGAAAGTCCCTTGGGCCTTCCTTGCCAATCATCCCCATAAATTATCTTTAGCAATGGCAGCCCAAGCCCATAAGAGGCACTGCACAGGAAAATTAGgtcatacaaatttttaatggTTGATACTACTTTaccctttctcttctttcagaGTTTGTTGGGTGGGGTTTGATATTTGCGTTAGGGTTCTTATTAAAGAAAGCGTCAGATCTGGGATTCTTGTTCTCGCGCCTTGTGTTGTTGGTTAGTCCGATTTGAAGAGTGTGTTTAAGGAGTGGGGGATGGCTCAAAATTTCCCAAACGGATTGACTTTGTTCCATAGGAGAATCTATAAGCTTGTGGAGGATCCTGCAACGGATCCACTAATCTCATGGGGCAAAGACAACAACAGTTTCGTCATTTGGAATCTGGAAGAGTTTATTCGCAGAGACATCGTTGACAAGTTCGATTGCGGCAAATTCTCAGAGTTTCGCTCTGAGCTTAGGCATTATGTAAGTTCTTCTCATCTAATCTAATCTCTGAGagaataaaattagagaaattgTCTAGATCGCTCTTGGAGTTTTTAATTGAGTCTTGCTGCTATATGTGGTTGCTACTTGGTATAGGGCTTTAGAAGAATCAAGAAGGGATCTGGGGAATTGGAATTCGGACATGAAGATTTTGTGAGAGGCAAACCTGAGCGGTTGAAGGCGATGATGCTCAAAGCTTTTAGGAAGAACAGGGCGAGATTTTTGGCTGAAGAAGCACAAGAGGAAATGCAACGTTTACATATTTGATCAGAATCATCCGTCGTTTGCTGAATGCTATGAATAAAGTTTGTTTGATTAAgttgctttctttctttgtataaTACTTTAGTAGTGGCTGGCTTTGATGCAATTTGGGGTTTCCCCACAACGATATATCTATaacatctactatatatatatatatatatctgtaacatctatttatttatcaacCTATGGGGTTTGGAACTTGCCACTTAATGTAATCGAAAGCTTCaacttttaagaattttttataAGTGGCTGCAAACTGCTTCCGGTGTGAAGCTTGTATTTGGTTTATGAGGACTCGTCAGATGTGTAAGACTTTTCCCCATGGGAAGCAAGCAGCAGGTAACTCACTATAATGATCTCGATTCGTTATCATCCGAGAAAGTTATCATTGCCGTTGTTGATTCTGATTAAAAGGAAACCATCTTCTCAAGAGAGTGATGGAACATCAAGGTTGGTGGTGGATGCTCGGGTTGAAGAGTTGAAGAATATTCGGACAGAAGAAACAGAAGCGTTTGCCACCAAGCTTCTTGGGCCGGTTAAGAAATTCATCAGGAAAACTGTAAGTTTAAGTATGTATATGTGTTTATTTATGAGGTTTTCATATAATGTATCTGTTTAGggtgtatataatataatgtgcAAATCTGGggattttactaatttttttttttttttataatggatTTTGGTGT
It encodes the following:
- the LOC104723078 gene encoding heat stress transcription factor A-1-like isoform X3 → MAQNFPNGLTLFHRRIYKLVEDPATDPLISWGKDNNSFVIWNLEEFIRRDIVDKFDCGKFSEFRSELRHYGFRRIKKGSGELEFGHEDFVRGKPERLKAMMLKAFRKNRARFLAEEAQEEMQRLHI